One segment of Synechococcus sp. A15-24 DNA contains the following:
- a CDS encoding glycosyltransferase family A protein, protein MTSMSLSIVTVCMNRRQHLIETAARVAAWPHHSEHLILDWSSAVPLRREELPDDDRLRLVRVDGERDWHLCRSYNLALQLACGDVLFKLDADCWPQPQLDPAALRRDGSLCSFGSGPDGRLGQWILDRSLLEAVGGFNEFLVGYGFDDKDLRARVMARCGGEGPPLQARQLGVIVHSALERIGAGPESRRLPFREATAQAQKRASAMANRVLAASCPWTAQRRGSRYRWNASSASWLVDVESVLRAPIEVDDEVRRLRRTLFWGELMTLPAAVVRQLPERLLPADQRGRLPVGALHWWLWYVIRPFWAWPSWLLEQIQLLRGRRPGGDGSKERFRTAYRSGDVQEMLSLLAGMQPRQRQQLVDRLLFQRAHRPEDVGIQIALLEGLQQMTLLPEHQRAYALIALGWTHLRERSPDQAKRCVRPLDDDIQRLLADPETLQCGRRNRENRLKRLISCWNLLGHLHLQDENWSALLELSGSSSDLLHRLDPDQLPGDVLLRVSSNWARTLLWQGPQQPQMLVDDLQRLLAIIESDRCAASRPEEDHRGFVRNWLRRMSTWMADPSKRVLSREELSSALTVSTLDLIAAAEQYWRQDDPTRP, encoded by the coding sequence ATGACATCAATGTCCCTGAGCATCGTCACCGTCTGCATGAACAGACGGCAGCATCTGATCGAGACCGCTGCACGTGTGGCGGCCTGGCCCCATCACAGCGAACATCTGATTCTTGATTGGAGCAGCGCTGTACCCCTTCGGCGGGAAGAGTTGCCGGACGATGACCGTCTGCGCCTGGTGCGGGTGGATGGTGAGCGCGACTGGCACCTCTGCCGGTCCTACAACCTGGCGCTGCAGCTTGCCTGCGGTGATGTGCTGTTCAAGCTTGATGCCGATTGCTGGCCCCAACCGCAATTGGATCCAGCTGCGTTAAGGCGGGATGGATCCCTCTGCAGCTTCGGCAGCGGTCCGGATGGTCGTCTGGGGCAGTGGATTCTGGACAGGTCTTTGCTGGAGGCGGTCGGCGGCTTCAACGAATTTCTGGTCGGTTACGGCTTTGACGACAAGGACCTGAGGGCCCGTGTGATGGCCCGCTGTGGGGGAGAGGGGCCTCCGTTGCAAGCCCGACAGCTTGGGGTGATTGTTCATTCCGCCCTCGAACGGATCGGTGCAGGCCCGGAGAGTCGCCGGCTTCCCTTCCGCGAAGCCACCGCCCAGGCCCAGAAACGAGCCAGTGCCATGGCCAACCGTGTTTTGGCGGCGAGTTGTCCCTGGACGGCTCAGCGCAGGGGAAGTCGGTATCGCTGGAATGCCTCCAGTGCCTCTTGGCTGGTGGATGTGGAGTCGGTGCTGAGGGCTCCGATCGAGGTGGATGACGAGGTGCGGCGGCTGCGGCGCACGCTGTTCTGGGGTGAGTTGATGACCTTGCCGGCTGCGGTGGTGCGTCAGCTGCCGGAGCGCTTGCTGCCGGCGGATCAACGGGGACGGCTGCCCGTCGGTGCCCTGCATTGGTGGCTCTGGTACGTCATCCGACCGTTTTGGGCGTGGCCCAGCTGGTTGTTGGAGCAGATCCAGCTGCTGCGGGGCAGAAGACCAGGAGGCGACGGCAGCAAGGAGCGCTTCCGCACGGCCTATCGCAGCGGTGATGTGCAGGAGATGCTGTCCCTGCTGGCGGGAATGCAGCCGCGTCAGCGGCAGCAGTTGGTGGATCGACTGTTGTTCCAGCGGGCCCATCGTCCGGAGGATGTCGGCATCCAGATCGCTCTGCTGGAGGGATTGCAGCAGATGACGTTATTACCGGAGCATCAGCGGGCCTATGCCCTGATTGCTCTGGGTTGGACCCACCTGCGTGAGCGCTCTCCCGATCAGGCGAAACGCTGCGTTCGTCCCCTGGATGACGATATCCAACGGCTGCTGGCAGATCCGGAGACGCTTCAGTGTGGACGCCGTAACCGGGAGAACCGGCTGAAGCGGCTGATCTCCTGCTGGAACCTGCTGGGACACCTGCATCTACAAGATGAGAACTGGTCCGCTCTGCTGGAGCTGAGTGGCTCCTCCAGCGATCTTCTGCATCGACTCGACCCCGATCAGCTCCCTGGCGATGTGTTGCTCCGGGTGAGCAGCAACTGGGCACGAACGCTGCTGTGGCAAGGGCCGCAACAACCCCAAATGTTGGTTGATGATCTTCAGCGGCTGCTGGCGATCATTGAGTCCGATCGCTGTGCAGCATCCCGGCCTGAGGAGGATCACCGGGGGTTTGTGCGCAACTGGTTGCGTCGGATGTCCACGTGGATGGCAGACCCGTCCAAGCGGGTGTTGTCTCGCGAGGAGTTGTCTTCAGCCTTAACCGTTTCCACGTTGGATCTGATCGCTGCTGCTGAGCAGTACTGGCGTCAGGACGATCCGACACGCCCTTGA
- the kdsA gene encoding 3-deoxy-8-phosphooctulonate synthase yields MAARQIQLGNITFANDRPFALLGGVNVLEDLDFALRCAGHYKQVCERLGIPLVFKASYDKANRSSIHSFRGPGLEAGLQILQAVKDTLGIPVITDVHSPEEATAAAKVADIIQLPAFLARQTDLVRAMAETGAVINIKKPQFLSPEQMRNIVDKFRECGNEQLLLCERGTNFGYDNLVVDMLGFGVMKRTCDDLPLIFDVTHALQCRDPGGAASGGRRSQVVDLAKAGMAVGLAGLFLEAHPDPNQARCDGPSALPLDQLEPFLGQVKAIDDLVKSQPALEIR; encoded by the coding sequence ATGGCAGCACGTCAGATTCAGCTCGGCAACATCACCTTCGCCAACGACCGCCCCTTCGCCTTGCTCGGCGGTGTGAACGTCCTGGAGGATCTGGACTTCGCGCTGCGCTGCGCTGGCCATTACAAGCAGGTGTGCGAACGCCTGGGAATCCCCCTGGTGTTCAAGGCCTCTTACGACAAGGCCAATCGTTCCTCAATCCATTCCTTCCGTGGGCCAGGACTAGAGGCTGGTCTGCAAATTCTGCAAGCCGTCAAAGACACCCTCGGCATCCCTGTGATCACAGACGTCCACAGTCCGGAGGAGGCCACGGCAGCCGCCAAGGTGGCTGACATCATTCAGCTGCCGGCTTTCCTGGCCAGGCAGACCGATCTGGTGCGGGCGATGGCTGAAACAGGAGCGGTGATCAACATCAAGAAGCCGCAGTTCCTCAGCCCGGAACAGATGCGCAACATCGTTGACAAATTCCGCGAATGCGGCAATGAGCAACTGCTTCTCTGTGAGCGCGGCACCAACTTCGGCTACGACAACCTCGTGGTGGACATGCTCGGCTTTGGGGTGATGAAACGCACCTGCGACGACCTGCCTCTGATCTTCGATGTCACCCATGCCCTCCAGTGCCGCGACCCCGGCGGTGCCGCCTCCGGTGGCCGTCGCTCCCAGGTGGTGGATCTGGCCAAAGCGGGGATGGCTGTGGGCCTGGCGGGTCTGTTCCTCGAAGCCCACCCCGATCCCAACCAGGCCCGCTGCGACGGGCCAAGTGCTCTGCCCCTGGATCAGCTGGAGCCATTTCTCGGCCAGGTGAAAGCGATCGACGATCTGGTGAAGTCCCAGCCAGCCCTGGAGATCCGTTGA